A genomic segment from Candidatus Brocadia sinica JPN1 encodes:
- a CDS encoding TetR/AcrR family transcriptional regulator, which yields MQIRKHTKIRRQQIIDVIRRIIYSKGIEYVTISEIAGRIGTTKTAIYRHFKNKRDILNLLIDNIEETLMSKLDRAMISYDPIQNLKKVLLAHLTYAKERRETSFIVIMGAMQFSDMVIRRKISQLIQKYLRKIEKMLSGAIKSGLVKDTINPKIAAIAFLGLIQSTVTVWSYKNFNFIPQKIHAHLWNIYCSGIGA from the coding sequence ATGCAAATCAGAAAACACACAAAAATCAGAAGACAGCAGATTATCGATGTCATTCGGCGCATTATTTATTCAAAGGGCATTGAATACGTCACGATAAGCGAAATAGCAGGCCGGATAGGCACCACCAAAACGGCAATATATCGTCATTTTAAAAACAAGAGAGATATATTGAATTTGTTGATCGATAACATTGAGGAAACCCTCATGAGCAAGCTGGACAGGGCAATGATAAGCTACGATCCTATTCAAAATCTAAAGAAGGTGCTGCTGGCACACCTTACGTATGCTAAGGAACGTCGTGAGACATCCTTCATTGTTATCATGGGGGCTATGCAGTTCAGCGATATGGTTATACGGAGAAAAATTTCCCAGCTTATTCAAAAGTATCTGCGAAAGATAGAAAAGATGCTTTCAGGCGCCATAAAGTCAGGGCTGGTAAAAGATACTATTAATCCCAAAATAGCTGCTATTGCCTTTCTTGGTCTCATCCAGTCAACGGTAACTGTGTGGTCTTATAAGAATTTCAACTTTATACCTCAAAAAATCCACGCCCATCTGTGGAATATTTATTGCAGTGGGATCGGCGCTTAG